In Solanum stenotomum isolate F172 chromosome 6, ASM1918654v1, whole genome shotgun sequence, one DNA window encodes the following:
- the LOC125866892 gene encoding uncharacterized protein LOC125866892 — protein sequence MEFPEINMISDFEAGVKCLQNPSLVSRFFSLSPIEKVPHVYSFWKWGALILAILATFSSLIRKIKLLFIYVRRIKPSAEPLLQYLGEDFDISDDDDEDDKCSSAAAPSSDDEDLLDQQIDEDFTVAGSCFYFREKEQNRNLRFRRRRNSFERFPWTEFSAGKNVVKLWDSLALGLDYEYEDLSKSVVSLWDLNQEEKIGNLFTGSSEVPSVAMASPSVVLSSEVKNDRNGVVLAAYDTRMKSNSPAICADWGKGSGKVVGVNGSGVGKVYVRNEAAGMLTVGDLRNVKTPLE from the coding sequence atgGAGTTCCCTGAGATCAACATGATCAGCGATTTTGAAGCAGGGGTGAAATGTCTACAAAACCCATCTCTGGTTTCTCGATTCTTTTCACTTTCCCCCATTGAAAAAGTACCCCATGTTTACAGTTTCTGGAAATGGGGTGCTTTAATTCTCGCCATTTTAGCTACTTTCAGCAGCttaataagaaaaatcaagCTATTATTCATTTACGTTCGTAGAATTAAACCTTCTGCTGAACCCCTTCTTCAATATCTAGGCGAAGACTTCGATATTTCCGATGACGACGATGAAGATGATAAATGCTCATCGGCGGCGGCACCGTCTTCGGATGATGAGGATCTATTAGATCAACAAATTGATGAGGATTTTACTGTTGCGGGATCGTGTTTTTATTTCAGGGAAAAGGAGCAAAATAGGAATTTGAGATTCCGGCGGCGGAGAAATAGCTTCGAGAGGTTTCCATGGACGGAATTTTCCGCCGGGAAGAATGTTGTGAAGCTATGGGATAGTTTAGCTTTAGGATTAGATTATGAATACGAAGATTTATCGAAAAGTGTAGTTTCGTTATGGGATTTGAATCAGGAAGAGAAAATAGGAAATTTATTTACTGGGTCTTCTGAGGTACCGTCGGTGGCAATGGCGTCGCCGTCTGTGGTTTTGTCATCGGAAGTGAAAAACGACCGAAACGGTGTTGTTTTAGCTGCGTATGATACGAGGATGAAAAGTAATTCTCCGGCGATATGTGCTGACTGGGGTAAAGGATCAGGGAAGGTCGTCGGAGTTAATGGTTCCGGCGTCGGAAAAGTTTACGTCAGAAATGAAGCCGCCGGGATGTTGACGGTCGGTGATTTGAGAAACGTGAAAACGCCGTTAGAGTAA
- the LOC125866891 gene encoding adenylate isopentenyltransferase-like: MLHMHHHFHISSSSLLMRRLFGSFYHIHRKNFKFLQNHKWMATTTTVAPPTTKKIVVIMGATGSGKSKLSIDLATRFFPSEIINSDKIQVSKGIDITTNKISINEQGGVVHHLLGEFSGPELFSPSDFRYTADNRITDIINRRKLPLIVGGSNSFIYALLSNQFNPGVDVFDELNPVQCISKELRYHCCFIWVDVFTPVLNSYLFQRVDEMMDSGMYEELEEFFEKNGFSDRNTGIRKAIGVPEMEGYFRNLKNCTTVQEKCRLYDEAVREIKENTKELAEKQMWKIQRLRESGWDLQKVDATEALRAKMSPENSKIPATEIWERQVVLPSMKIVKQFLLE, translated from the coding sequence ATGCTTCATATGCATCACCATTttcatatttcttcttcttctttacttaTGAGAAGATTATTCGGATCATTTTATCATATTCATcgtaaaaatttcaaattccttCAAAATCACAAATGGATGGCTACGACAACAACAGTAGCACCACCAACAACGAAAAAAATCGTTGTTATAATGGGTGCTACTGGTTCTGGAAAATCAAAACTCTCAATCGACCTCGCCACTCGTTTTTTCCCATCGGAGATTATAAATTCAGATAAAATTCAAGTTTCCAAAGGGATTGACATAACAACGAACAAAATTTCAATCAATGAACAGGGCGGCGTTGTTCATCATTTACTCGGTGAGTTTTCCGGTCCTGAGTTGTTTTCCCCTTCTGATTTCCGGTATACAGCTGATAACAGAATCACTGATATCATTAATCGCCGGAAACTTCCATTAATCGTCGGTGGGTCGAATTCCTTCATCTACGCTCTGTTATCAAACCAGTTCAATCCGGGTGTCGATGTTTTCGATGAGTTAAACCCGGTTCAGTGTATATCAAAGGAGCTTCGTTACCATTGTTGCTTCATCTGGGTCGATGTTTTCACTCCGGTTCTGAATAGTTACTTGTTTCAACGAGTCGACGAGATGATGGACTCCGGGATGTACGAAGAGCTCGAAGAGTTCTTCGAGAAAAACGGGTTTTCCGATCGGAACACCGGGATAAGAAAAGCGATTGGGGTACCGGAGATGGAGGGGTATTTTAGGAATTTGAAAAATTGTACCACCGTACAGGAAAAATGCAGGCTATACGATGAAGCAGTGAGAGAGATAAAGGAGAATACGAAAGAGCTTGCAGAGAAACAGATGTGGAAAATTCAACGGTTGAGAGAAAGTGGGTGGGACCTACAAAAAGTAGATGCCACGGAGGCACTCCGGGCGAAAATGTCGCCGGAAAACAGCAAGATTCCGGCGACGGAAATTTGGGAAAGACAAGTTGTATTACCAAGCATGAAGATTGTGAAACAATTTTTGTTGGAGTAG